The window cacaaggaagctattaaatcaagagttcaaaatggtaaagttgaaatcatctcttcgtaaattttacggacgccatcacgagttggttgaccgttatggaatttcccaaatgatatcggacatgttccttacgtcataactacaatccccttccctttcatgaatgtgacctaccgaattagattatttaccggatttgttatctcataaacaacacgacgggtgtcacatatggagcaggatctgcttacccttccggagcacctgagataacccctggtttttggtgtgccgggttcgtgttgtttattctttagttttctatgatgtatcatgtgttctattgtttgtctgtttgtccttttcatttttagccatggcgttgttagttttttttacgattgatgagtttgactgtccctctggtatctttcgtccctcttttaaaccgAAGAATACCTTACTAGGTTGTAACAATATCAACAGCAACACGGAttacacatgtggagcaggatctgcttaccctctcGAGGCACCTGAAATAACCTCCGTTTTGGGTTGGAGACGTGTGGTCTGGTCTCTCGtcttctatgttttgttttgtatacttttgtttgtctattgTTTTTTCAATAGCCATGTGAGTCTCtcattttaataacaaataatgTATCAAAGGGCACAAATTAAAACGACTTGATATGATCGAACTTAGTTTTCTGGaattaatattttgaatcaaCTGTTAAATTCAATATCATTCAGCTATATTGTACTCAAATGCATATTTGAACAACACCAAAGGTAAATATGAACGTAATTAAAGGCGACAGTAAGATCATGATATTTACATTTTTCGTAAATCGATTTAGAAAACTAGATGTCAGTAAATGCGAGTACTCCCAGTTCTGCACTTAGTGTTTGTTGTTTGGATATACAAGTACTCGGCCACGTGCACTCTGTGTTTTGgtcatttgtatttttatttatatctctataaggagttaagccttttttgactgatttgtatagttccatcttatgttgtaatgttaaaccactgtcccaggttgggtggggggggggggggtttggatcccgctaacatgttaaactccaccacattctgtatataattAATTGTCCCAAGTTAATTAGcgcctgtaatgcagtggttgtcgtttgttgatgtgttacacatttgttttacGCTAATTTTTTGTACAGacataaggccgtttgttttctcgtttgaattgttttacatttgcaaTTTCGGTGCCTTGTCTAgcttactacatgtatatggttcgaatttgctcattattaaatccgtacggtgacctatagttgttaatttctatgtcatttagtctcttgttgagagttgtctaattggcaataacaccacatctacttttttattttaacattaagcatgttaaggtAGCATTATAATAAGTCTAttgccaaattttttttttgctcattgttcattgtaaaattgttaatatacatttatccatttcataattgTGTGTGCAATCATTGAAGATTGAATAATAAATCGTTAAAACAGCTAAACAAGAAATACTGAAGACATAGTTGAAGAGCTTATGAATTCATATATTAACAAAATCCCGAATAATGCTATATCGATCTAGGCCTGTTAGTACTAACTTTTAACATTTCATTAACAGTTTAACAAGAGAAAGAATAGCATATCAATGATGTAATGTTCTAAACACATTCGTACTGTCTAAAGGGTTAATGACACCGATTCCATAGAAAGATACGACTAAAACAGTCGTATCGTTATAGAAGGTGTAACAATTTATTATGAATTGGTACATCGGACGTATGATATACACTaatacgttatatatatatatatatattacggattacaaatgtgtcgaggtttgtgattggataacaacacaaaaatgtcagtatatattcaggaaactgccggggtatatacgacgtttttatccccaattggaacctcaaaaacgtcatcataacaccggttactatgtgacgtagtcaaaagctatcagactgtcagaggctcacagagggaaaataatgacgtgcttcagtcaataatacatttttgatacaaaatcacgcaatttacacttttaatacttaaatttaatgttaaaagtgttattataaattattacatacacgataaaattctgttcacagcaaattagaaaatccttcacgtatgccgaacatatcaggttgggtttttcaatatgtGTTGtgaacaaatacctgcactggaaaataacattaagtcaggggtaatccgtaatatatgtgtaattcaggtctcaggggatataaactctaagccgggaatgtcacggtatataccctgtctgagacctgaataacatataataataATGGTATATTCGACATGCAATTGACCTTTTTTTGTGAATTCTACTTTGTTTGATGACTTTTATTTCAGAACACTTCTTAAATTGTGTTCTCTTAATGTAGGGATGGATACTTATTATATGGCAAAACTATGGTACTTTTCTTATTAGAATGTCTGCCGTATCAACAtgtacaatttgattaaacacaTTGTCCGCCTATAAGATTTACAAACAACCAACCCCGAATGAAAAGTAAAGGTACACAAAGATATTGTTCTTGATTTGCCTGTAATAGGAAAACGCATTGCAAGTTCAACAATGATGTTAGATAACTTATATTTTACCTGCTTTTCTTAAGTTTTGGggcaatttattttaaaaacatgacgATTTAATCCTTTCCATTACCGTATGTTTCGTAAACATTAAAATTATAGACATTTGTCCATTAAATAACACATATTTGTTAATTTCCGTAGAACAAAGTTGTCATAGTCACATTAATTATACTAGTAGAATACAAACGGGAATGCACCTGACTATTCGCAAATcttattcaatatattttttagtCTACAATTAAGAGGAGTAATAAAATCAAATAGATAAAAGTGAAGTGCAGCAAATCATATGAATGCCGAAACTAGGATTTTGCCATATGTTATCAATATAATATAAAGTTTTCTTTATGATTTACAGGGATTTGGGAAGCAATAGAATAGCAGAAATACAACCGAGTTCTTTTACCAATTTGACTAATTTAGGAATTTTGTAAGTTGGTATATGTATAAAGATCTAGGTAAAATTAGAAATATCTCATCGTTTGTTTGACCACATTTCCTGTtttgccacatgtggaacaggatctgcctagccttccggagcacctgatatcatcccTATTTTATGgtggattcgtgttgtttattctttatttttctatgttgtgtcatgtgtactattgtttatctgtttgtccttCTCTTTTTTAActggcgctgtcagtttattttcgattgatgagtttgactgtccctctggtatctttcgtccctctctttcaatataaataaaagaaaaataataaaaaccaaGAACGAAAACGAACAGGGACATTGTTACTAAACACTACAGATTGCGCTGCCAAATATGAAGTGTTTGAAATCCATATGCTTAAGGTTCAGAACGgaaatttcaaaatcattaatCACCATTAAAGAATACAAGTATATTACTAAAATTTCGAGTTCTTATTCCATTTCTGAGAACCAACATTCATAAGACCAAACTAGTAATAATTACAATCTAATGAGAGAATAAATGAGATGATTTATGATTTAAAAGTGGTTGATTGTATAACAAAACAAACGTATTTTGAAATAGTTGATCTAAATCATAAGTCATATCATGTATTCTCTCGTTACGCGCTAGAGATAATACGTAATTACCCGTACACTGTTTGCATTCATCTGTAAATGactcttattttttttaacatttttttttacgataATCTTACGATTAGTTAAAGAGTAGTTTACGATTAGTTCACGACTTGTTAACGGATCAATAAGAGCCTAATAGTATGTGATCTTTATGATTTTCTTTCGGTTGTGTATCGATGGTTTTTAGGATCGTTCAGAGTTTTAAATTATAGGGATTCTTAAATACTCGTATCTGACTTGTATTCTGTTGTAACAGcataaagttatttattttcttttagaaaaCTAACAAACAATAGTATCAGTGATGTGAAGCAGGATTATTTCAACGGCGTATCATATTTGAGCGAAATGTAAGACATCTTAGTTATGCATTACCatatattttcaacattaattAATATCATTTTCTGTCAACCTAACGTTACTGAAATGATTAATAAAGAGCAATATTTTGTATACCTAGTACACAATCTTGCGAGACCACATTTGTATGTTAGTGAAATGAATGATAATTAAGGCATGTTGTCATGCTggataaaacacaaaaaaaaaaaagaatataaaaaaaataaagtgaatgTTCATTCAATAATTGGTAAACACTTATAAAAGATATCTACGataacaaaaagtttttataGATGATTAATGGTATGTTTGTTAttccatataaataaaattttataaacgcaatttatttttgtattttactcaGTGTTGAAAAAACATGATTTTGAAGAGAAAGAGATTTAACACATTTGAGAAAACACtgaacatttatttgtatttatcatgATGATTCccgaatatttttttatataatttagatGGTTGGATAAAAATAATGTCACCTACATAGAAGATGGAGTGTTTCAAAACATGCCATTTTTAAGAGTGCTGTAAGTTTTGAGATGAAAGATACattaaattaattaacaaataaaagacTATACCAAGAGAGACTAAGATTATAATATTTGCTATACATGTagataattcttttaaaaaagaataagacatttttttttataaatctggtgTTTATCGAGCCTGTAGTTTAAGATATAATTTGGAAAATCTTCGTCAAAACCGTATTTAGATCTTCAAAAATTGTTTGAATCTAAACCCTTCAGTTGGCATTACACACGCAGTATTTGCTTTATGTAGTGTTAAGTAAATGTAGTTGTACTGTGATAATATGAGGCAGgaattacctgtgaatggggacaaagtctatgattttttttaaaatcaacaatgttaaaaagagaaacggaaataccgtaacgtttccgattttgatTCTGTTGGTAGGGATTTTAGttatgacgttatttaagttatgacgtcatattcaatgtaaacaaagaaacgctgtcatcaggtaacgtttttttaataacaaacatttcttttaaaatgaattagtattagttcctttcttagactgataaatatacattttatccaaagtctcatgtaaacaagaccggaaacggtAGTAGATTTCTGCGCcgatccggaaattcaaaaacgcgacaaaaaaaaattgaacgattttgagttcattagtagaatgaaaaattcaggaaattttcccgattttttttaatttttttttattgaattttctactgtaaaagggacttcgtccccatattatcgGTCGAGTACTAGTGTTTTAAATCGATTTATTGTTAACTGTAGACTTTATGCATTTTACAGCGCTCTGAACCTATACTGTGATTGCAGCATAATTCCGTTCTGGAATTGGTTAAACATAGTAGGGAAACATGAGTCAACTATCACATGCTTTGAGCGAAATGGTGCATTTCTGCCGAGTTTGCCTAGCTGCGCTTTCGACAAATGCAATGGTAAACTATATATTTAAACGATTAATTGTTCTTTGAGAAAACTGTTGTTGGATCTAAAGAATATTATCTGTAGCGACATTAAATGCTGGATGTTATACCACAGTTGTATCTCCTGATTAATTCCCAAATATATGAGAAGgtgaaaaatattcaatttaaagtGATTTCAATACACACTTACAATCTTATAATAAGCATTATAAATTCGCATTTCACATTCATAAAACACCACAGTTCGTTTTTAAACGTAACTTATGTAATTAAAGCACAGCGTATACTTTATTGGAAAGACACCACTGTccaaatcaaaataacaaattatttatctttTCTGTATATTGCCTTAGGAACAGTTTGTCCCGACAATTTCTGCACCAACGGTGGAACCTGCTTCGTGAATAGTTTTGGTGACCCTACTTGTCTTTGTCCTGGTGATTGGACAGGTGCAAAATGCAATGGTAAACTTATACAATAATGTAGCACACAAAATTGAAAACTAAAGTATCTAAACGGTCTTTATTATAAATGATGACGGTAACAAACAAATGAGACAAAAGAAAACACATTATCCTCTTAAAAAAGACATTAATCATACCACTTTCAAGTTGTTCATTCATTCAAACTCACCATCGTATTGACCACAAGATAGACAATTAAATAGTGATGAACTAATTGCATGGAAAAATCACATTTAATATTACATATAATCATTCAATTTCTATATTTACACGCCCAGAAACAGCATATACCAAAAGCATTTTCATATTGTAAACAAGGCAAtcaagacaacagtagtatactgctgttcataACTCATttatcgattgagagaaaacaaatccgggtcataaaCTAAAATCGAGGGACACACAACAACAATAAGCGTAAAAAACAGGAACAACAGAACATTATTAGCGTTTCAGAAATATTCTATCCTACATGACACTTTGATACAATAACTTTAatattcaaatgttttgtttAGATTCTTACGATATTTTAATTACTTAAGAACGCCTAGTGTTATGTCATTCTGGTACTTGTCTTGTATTCTGCAATTAAAGGCTAAAACACGGATTTGCTACAATGTATGCTGCAGTAATCTAATATGATTGTATCTAAATAAATTTTATCAGAAAAAGTACAGTATACAATATAGAATTGATCTTCTTTCAAATACTGTTTTAGTACATCCATGTCATAATAATCCGTGTGGACTTAATGGTCTTTGTGAAATTGACGGTTATCAAACTGCGACGTGTCAATGTTATGGTAATTGGACGGGGCAATTCTGCGAAAGTAAGTATAAAACGGTAAGATGTATGCTATTTTTGTGCAAATTGCCAAAGTTAATTATGTTATTTATTGATACAAAAACCTTTCATTGTTCGACAAGCGGTTACGGAAGACGCAATTGTAACTACCAGTAATGGCACCTATCATTGGTCATTTAACAAAGAGTATTTATGATCAGCAGCTATTATTTATCATAATCAGAGATCATTTATTATTAGCAATTTAGATACACTGATCGTCATCTTCTATATGTAAACGATAATAATAGTGCATGTCATATAGGGTGAGTGGACTGCAGGTGGATTTCGATTTTGCAATGTCCTATTTGCTTCTACAGCTCTTTAATTTTTCGAATGCTATACAACATTGGATCTCGCATATTCGGTTTAGATTGTTGTTGATAAAGGAAAGGCGCTTTGGACGCATGAACATTATAACTGCTTATATGATTTGTGTTCATATATTTTAGGCTTTTCTAGTAACCGATTAtctaaaaatatgtaaatgttgTGTGATTGCCAATGCAACCATTAGCTAATTATCATTTACTAgaatagtctttttttttttttttttttttatctctttaaaAAATTCTTGCACGATATAAAACAGAAACACTTTTTCATATTGTGTTTTATAGATCACCGAATAAATGTTAGTAAACTATTTTATTAATGTATAATGCAAATATTTcccaaaacatgttttttattacTTTGTAGGAAGTCCATGTCATACGCAGGTATGCTCGCAAAGCATGTGTTATTATAACGATACAGGCGCGTCGATATGTCTGAATTTACACGACAGTGAGTGCACTGGTAAGGTAGTTTGTTGATTAAGTTGAAATCTGTTGTTTGAAAAATAGTTTTACATAACATATGACAAAACTTATTTAATTATTAATCTTCGTTAAGACAATCTACTATAACATGGACatagtcatttttatttttattttctatagatATATATCTGTTTATTAAGAATAGCAACCATCTTAATATTAACAAAATCTGTTGATCAAAGCTAAAATCAAATAACTCAATATTCAGCAAAACGTtcctttttacaatatatatttatatcaaattttaacTCATAACTATGGTACCTTCCAActtatatattaacatgtactGGCATGATGCATGTATTTGCTAATGTGTATCAGCTTATTCATAGTCAAAACCAGCAATGTAGTTTTACTGTTATATTATATGTACTGTACGCTTTATTTGCTGCAATAGATGTTGCATTGATATGCTATTGTAGGTTTGAAAATTTAACAAGATGTGCTTCATATGCCATAGTTTTAGattaaatgtcattttattttttcagctTTACAATGAATAAAATACTCTAATATAATTGTAATATGAATTATCTTTTTATACGTACAATGCAACTTacgttatgattttttttatatttttctttacatatcattttcattttcgTTCAAACCTGTTGGCAGTCTTAAATTTGGTATGacacaaacatttaaaataatattttaacatttacaaagttcagtttttctgttgatatgaattgttttattttcaaactacatgATCTTTATCTACATTGTTACATGTGTAATGATTTTTCAtacatatttgttgtttaaaGATAAATTCACAACTGATTCTTCCTTGTTATACATTTTACCTAGTTCAATGACGAATTCCTTGATTAATTACTTTATTAGTTATAAGAAGTTGATAAGCATTTCGTTTACtaaaaacacatacattttgaGAACTAATTTCATGATACTTTCCTATTTCAGAATACAGCTTCAACGTACATGATTAGATacataaaataatcaacaaagtTAATTCAATAGTTGATACCTGTTCTTCGTTTTTCAATGTGCATTATGTGTTGGATTTTTCTGAGTAATTTGAAGTAATATCATGTTCTGTTCTTGTTAgtctattatttctttttatttgtctttcaACGTTTTACTGACAATCACAAGTGGACGACAATACAAATAATCAccgttaaaaaataaaaagaaatacacATATAAATGCATGTAGTTTCTATGAACATTTTCAGTGACAATGTTTAAAATCAGTCATAAATCATTAGGCATGAAACGAACTTCTTTGCTTGTATATCCGtgcttatattttttaaaagtacgGTTGAAATCAGAACACATTATAACAAGACTATGgaataaaaacttataaaaaacatTATTCTTCTAATTATTTTCGTGTATAATATAGATTTCCGATAATTATTCTATATAATGAATAATTATGGTGTTGTAAAGT of the Mytilus galloprovincialis chromosome 8, xbMytGall1.hap1.1, whole genome shotgun sequence genome contains:
- the LOC143043393 gene encoding uncharacterized protein LOC143043393, which gives rise to MPFLRVLALNLYCDCSIIPFWNWLNIVGKHESTITCFERNGAFLPSLPSCAFDKCNGTVCPDNFCTNGGTCFVNSFGDPTCLCPGDWTGAKCNVHPCHNNPCGLNGLCEIDGYQTATCQCYGNWTGQFCERSPCHTQVCSQSMCYYNDTGASICLNLHDSECTGKVVC